The DNA window TGAGCATGGCGATGAGGGCGCCAACGAAGGTGATGGTGCCGCCGACCGCTTCGACCAGTCCCTGTGTGAGGACCGCGCGGAGCAGTGTCGTGTCACTGCTGACTCTCGACACAAGGTCGCCCGTGCGGCGCGTGTCGAACTCGGAGATCGGCAGGTGCAGCATGCGGGCGACAAGTTTGCGGCGGCTGGAGAGGACGACGCCCTCACCGGTGCGCTGGAGGAGGTAGTGCTGGTAGCCGGAGATGACGCCAGAGACCACGACGAGCGCAATCAGCGCCCAGACCAGGCCGCCGAGTGACTTGCCCTGTTCGACGATGCCGATGACCTGGCTGACGAGAAGTGGCTGGGCGAGTGACGCGGCCGAGCCCAGGATGCTCAGGCCGATGATGAACCAGAGGATCCGTTTGTGCTCGAACAGATAGGGGATCAGCTCGCCGAATCGGGCACGAGGGCCCTCATCGGCTTTCGGCGGACGTCCGAACGGAGAGCGACGGGCGGGCCGGGTACTGCTGGGGGCTGACATGCGGGTGTCCTTGGATCCTTGGGGAATGACGGGAGGTCAGCTTCGACCATACTTCTTGTGAACTGCTTGTTTGCTCACACCGAGTGTGAGAGCGATGAACTGCCAGGATGCGTTGGAGTTTCGTGCCCGACGGACCGCTACCGCTTCGACCCGGTCGATCTCCCTGCGGAGTTTTGCAATCGCCCGCAGCGCGGCGATGGGGTCGTGCGAATCGGCCTCTCCTGCCAGCGTCGCCATGGTTCCTGTGCTCATGGCGTCAACACTCGTTGACGCCGCGTGGTTCGTCAATCAATGTTGACGCGTCATTCCCTGCACTGTTGCCGTGAGGTTTGCAACCCACCTCGGCGCTTCACTCGCGCGGATAAGCTGGATATCTTCCAGAAGGAGTACACATGGGTTCGGTGATCGGCGAAATTCTCACGGCCGCTATTGGTATAGCACTCAGCCCGGTGCCGCTCGTGGCGGCGATCACGCTGATGCTGGTCCCGAAGTCTGTGCCCGCCGGTCTGGGTTTCCTGGGCGGGTGGCTGCTCGGCGTGATCGTGCCCGTTGTCGCCGTCACCGCGATCGCCAACGTCCTGCCGGAAGACGCCGGCGATGACTCGACGCCGATCGCGGGAATCGTCCGGCTCGTGCTCGGCGCGCTCCTCGTTTACCTCGCCGTCGCACAGTGGCGACTCCGCCCGCTGCCCGGTCGAGCGGGCGTGCTGCCACGGTGGATGGCCGCTGCCGAGGAGATGACCGTCGCGCAGGGGCTCACGCTCGGTTTCGGACTCGCAGCGCTCGCGCCCAAGAACCTGGCGCTGGGAATCGCCGCCGGACTGACCATCGGCGGTGCCGAACTCAACCTCCGCGACACGATCGTCAGCGTCCTGATCTTCGTCGTCATCGCGATTTCCACCGTGCTGATCACCATCGTCGGCTATCAGATGGCAACGGATGCCTGGCAGAAACCGCTTGCGGACCTGCGCACCTGGCTCGTCCGCAACGGACCGACCGTGCTCGCGGTTGCGATGCTCCTTCTTGGCGCCGAACTCATCGGGGATGGCATCAGCTCGTTCTGAGCCTGCCACGCTGGCGCGAGAGCATCAGTTCCGGTCGAAACCATCCCGCAGAACTGATGCGTTCGACCGGAAGTGATGTTCTCATGGCCAACGGATGCTGCCCCCGCGACGCCGGGACGGCATCCGGTCCCTTAGCCCGCCTTCGTGGCGGTGACCAGCAGGTACTCCCACTCGAGGTTCGTCGAGCCCAAGTCGAATCGACGCACCAGTTCGACGAGATCGCTGTCGAGTGCCGCGTCGCTGGCAACGACAGTCGCCCCTGCCTGTGCCGCGGGGATGGCGGCGTTGAATGACCCCGCCGCGATGTCGAGCACGCGTTGCCCCGGCCCGATATGGAGCGCGTCGACCATCGTTGTTCCCAATTCGGAGATGAGGTCGGCGAACGGCACTGGATAGTTTCCCAGGGCCCACATTGCGCGGTGTTTGCCTTTCAATGCCTTGTCGGCATCGGTGGTGACGTCGGTCATTGTCTTCCTTTCGTTCATGCCGGGGCATGCGCCGCAGGCTTCCGCCCTCAGTATGCAACCGGGAGAACGATGGCGAAACGGGGTGCGTCGCAGGTGCAAAAAACGGATGCCGTCCCTCGCGAGGCGAGGAACGGCATCCGTTTGTGGCAGATGACCCTATCGGTCGATGTCGACGTCCTTGGTTTCCTTGCCGATGATGAGCGCCACCAGTGTGATGACGCCCATGACGGCGAGGTAGACACCGACGAGGACCGGGCTTCCGTCGGCTTCAGCCCACAGCCACACGGCGATGAACGGAGCGACAGCGGCGCCGAGGATCGACGACACGTTGTACGAGATGCCGGATCCGGTGTAGCGGACGTTGGTCGGGAACAGCTCGGGGAGGAGCGCACCCATCGGACCGAAGGTCATACCCATGAGGCTGAACCCGATGATGAGGAACGCCATCACGCCGACGAACCCACCGCTGAGGAGGGGGACCCAGAGCAGACCGAACACGATGATGCCCGACGTGACGATGATCAGTGTCTTGCGGCGGCCGAACTTGTCTGCCCACGGGCCGGACAGCAGGGTGAAGATACCGAAGAAGACCACGCCGGCGATGAGCATGAGCACAAAGGTGTTGTAGCTGTAGCCGAGGCCGGGCTGCTGGCCCTCCGCCGGGTCAACGGGTGCACGGCCGTAGCTCAGCGAGAACGTCGTCATCAGGTAGAACAGCACGTAGGTGGCGAGCATGAAGAAGGTGCCGAGGATGAGCTCGCGCCAGTTGGTCTTGAAGACCAGCTTGAGCGGCAGCTTGGAGACCTTGCCGGACTTCACGGTCTTGGTGAAGGCATCACTCTCGACGAGCCTGAGTCGTACCCAGAGTCCGACGATGACCATGACGGCCGAGAACAGGAACGGGATGCGCCAGCCCCAGTCGAGGAACGCGTCAGACGGTCGCGACGGGTCTTCGGAGGGGAGAGCGAAAGCGATGAGAAGGAACAGGCCGTTCGCGATGATGAAACCAATGGGAGCGCCGAGCTGCGGGAAGGTGCCGTACCAGGCGCGCTTGCCCGCGGGTGCGTTCTCGGTCGCGACGAGCGCCGCGCCACTCCACTCGCCGCCGAGCGCAAAGCCCTGGGCGAGGCGCAGCACGACGAGCAACAGCGGGGCGAACCAGCCGATGACGAGGTACGTGGGAAGCAGACCGATGAGGAAGGTGGCGATACCCATGGTGAGGAGGGCTGCAACGAGTGTGGTTTTGCGCCCGACCCTGTCACCGAGGTGACCGAAGAAGACGGCTCCGAGCGGGCGGGCGACCATGGCGGCACCGAAGATGGCGAATGACGACAGCAGCGCGGTGGTCTCGTTGCCTGCGGGGAAGAAGAGATACGGGAAGACCAGGACGGCGGCCGTCGCGTAAACGTAGAAGTCGTAGAACTCGATGGTCGTCCCGATGAGTGACGCAAGGACAACGCGCGACTTCGGGTTGGCCGGAGCCTGTGAGGGGATGGTGGCTGAGACTGACATGGTGCTCTCTCGTCGGTGAAGGAGCCGTTGGAGGCGCGGGCCGGTCGCGTCTGCCACCCCAAAGGCAGGAAATACTGTGTGGTCGCGCTTGTGGCGCGGCCTTCACACCTTACGCTCAGTTTTCGCGGGAGCAAAAACTTTGCGGCGGCACACGCGCCGGACAGCGGCGCGGTGCCTGGCGCCTATCCGCGCAGCTGTCGGAGCAGCACGGCCGTGGCGACGGCAGCCTCGGCGGCTTCGCGACCCTTGTCCTCCTTCGAGCCTGGCAGGCCGGCGCGGTCGAGTCCCTGCTGCTCGTCGTCGAGGGTGAGCACGCCGAAGCCAACGGGTTTGCCCGTCTGGAGCGTGACGTGCGTGAGACCCGAGGTCGCGGCGTCCGATACGTACTCGAAGTGCGGCGTGCCGCCGCGGATGATCACACCGAGCGCGACGACCGCATCAGCCCCGGCCTCCAGGGCGACCTTCGCCGCGACGGGCAGCTCAAAGCTGCCAGGAACCCTGACCAGCGTGTGGGTCGCTCCGGATTCGTCGAGAGCCTTCGTTGCTCCCGCGATCAGCCCGTCGGTGATCTCGGTGTGCCACTGGCCAGCCACCACGACGATGTTGAGTCCGTCGCCGCTCGCGGCGATAGCGGGGGAGCCGTGTCCACTCATGAGCGGGTTCCTGCTTCCTGGCCTTCGGCCATGATCTGTGTCGGTGTGTACTCGTGACCCATCCGGTCGCGCTTGGTTTGGAGATACGACTCGTTGAGCGCTCCAACGCCGACGACGAGCGGCACCCGTTCGGTGACGGCGATGCCGAACTCTTCGAGCTGACGGGCCTTCTCCGGGTTGTTGGTGAGCAGGCGGATCTCGGTCAGCCCGAGGTCCTGAAGAATGGCGGATGCCGCCTGGTAGCTGCGGGCATCTCCCGGGAGCCCGAGCGCGAGGTTGGCGTCGAGGGTATCGAGTCCCTCCTCCTGCAGCTGGTATGCACGCAGCTTGTTGATCAGTCCGATGCCTCGACCCTCGTGGCCGCGCAGATAGACGACAACACCGTCGTGTCTCCTGATGGTGTCGAGTGCTGCATCGAGCTGTGGGCCGCACTCGCACTTGAGCGAACCGAACGCTTCGCCGGTCAGGCATTCAGAGTGCACGCGAACAAGCGCGCCCGGTTTCGGGTCGCCCGCGATGATGGCGACATGGTCGGCCCCCGTGTTCCTGTCCCGGTACGCACGCATGCGGAAGGTGCCGTGCGTTGTCGGCACGTTCGTCTCGACCTCGAAGAGAACGGGAGAAGACGGCGCAACGGGTGCCAGTTCCTCCGACGGGTGCGAGTCGGCCTCGTGGTCGGTGACAAAGTCGATGAGCGCAGCGATCGTGATGACGGGAAGGTCATGCTCGAGTCCGAGCTCGATGAGGCCGGGCAGGCGCATCATGTCGCCGTTCTCGTCGATGACCTCGCAGATGGCGCCGACGGGGCTGAGCCCGGCGAGCTTCATCAGTTCGACGGCGGCTTCGGTGTGACCGGCCCGTTCCCGTACTCCTCCGTCGACGGCGCGGAGCGGCACGATGTGCCCCGGGCGGATGAGGTCCGTCGCCAGTACGCCCGGGTTGCCCAGTACCCGCAGTGTCGTCGCGCGGTCGGCCGCGCTGATGCCCGTCGTGACATGCTCGGCGGCGTCGACGGTGATCGTGTATGCCGTGCGGCGGATGTCCTGGCTCGCGGCAACCATGATCGGAAGCTCGAGTCGGTCGGCGAGCTCGTTCGACATCGGAGCGCAGATATAGCCGCTGGAATGTCGGACGGTCCAGGCGACCCAGTCCCTGGTGGCGAGTTCGGCGGAGAGAATGATGTCTCCCTCGTTTTCGCGGCCTTCATCGTCGGCGACGAGCACCGGTTTTCCCTCGCGCAACGCTCGAAGCGCCTGGGGGATTGTGGCGAGGCTCATGCGTCGCTCCTTTCGCCGGCGAGTTGAATCGTCGGCATCCGTTCTGCCGTCGACCGCAGGGCGAGCATCCGCTCGACGTGCCGTGCGACGATGTCGGTTTCGATATTGACGGTGTCTCCGACGCCGCGCGCGCCGAGGGTGGTCGCGCTGAGCGTCTCGGGAATGAGGGAGACCTCGAACCACTGGTCGGTCTCGGCGGGGGGCGACACGTCGCTCACGGTGAGGGAGATGCCGTCGACGGCGATGGATCCCTTCCTGGCGACGAGGGGGGCGAGCTCCGGCGCAAGGCTGAAACGCACCACGCGCCAGGCGCTGCCATCGGTCACGTCGAGGATCGTCGCGGTCCCGTCGATGTGGCCCTGCACGATGTGGCCGCCAAGGCGTCCGCCGACCTCAGCGGCCCGCTCGAGGTTGACGGCGCGGCCGGGGGCGACGTCGTTGAGTGTGGACATCCTGAGTGTCTCAGCCATCACGTCGACGGTGAAGGTCTCGTCGGTGCGGTCCACAACCGTCAGGCATACGCCCGACACGCTGATCGAGTCTCCGTGGCGCGCACCGGTCACGGCGACCGGCCCCCGCACGGTGATGCGAGCGGCATCCGTCGAGCGGTCCACGGCGACGACTTCGCCCATCTCTTCAACGATTCCGGTGAACATGTCAGTGGTTTCCTTTCGGGAATGCGACGATCAGCCGATCGTCGCCCAGCGTCTCGACCGACTCGATCTCCAGGCGGCGCATCTCGTCGATCGAGCCGACACCGATATTGCCGAGTGCCGTGCGAGGGCCGCCCAGAAGTGTGGGGGCAACGTAGAGGAGATATTCGTCAACGAGGCCGGCGGCCGTCAGCGCGCTGATCAGCGTCGGACCCCCTTCGACGAACAATGAACGGATGCCGCGCTCCGCGAGACTTTCGAGGTCGGCGGCCAGGTCTGTGCCGCTCAGGAAAACCGGTGGGTGCGGGTGGGCGAGGAGCCGTGCGTTGCTGGGAACCGCGCGCGTCCCGAAGATGACGGGGATGGGCTGGTCGGGGAGAAGCGTGCCGTCCTCAGCGCGGGCGGTAAGAGCTGGGTCGTCGGCGAGCACCGTTCCCGTGCCGACGGCGATTGCGTCCGCGTCCCCGCGTCGGCGGTGAACATCCGTTCGCGCAACCGGTCCGGTGATCCACTGGCTCGAGCCATCGGCGGCAGCGCTGCGGCCGTCGAGCGACTGTGCCCACTTTGCGGTCACGTAGGGGCGTCCGAGGCGTGCGGCGCGCAGCCAGTCGGCGATGAGCGCCTCTCCCTCGGCCGTGAGCACGTTCGGGATCACGTCGACGCCAGCGGCCCGGAGGCGTTCGGCGCCGCCGCCGGAGTGCCGGCCGGGGTCGGCGACCGAGTACACGACGCGCGAGATTCCCCGGTTGATGAGCGCCTGCGTGCACGGACCGGTTCGCCCTGTGTGGTTGCACGGTTCGAGGGTGACCACCGCTGTCGATCCGGCCGGAAGCGGCCCGTCGAGGTGAGAAAGTGCATCGACTTCGGCGTGTGCAGTGCCGGCGCCGCGGTGCCAGCCTTCAGCGATCACGGCGCCGTCCGCGTCGGTGATGACGCAGCCCACCCGCGGGTTCACTCCGCGTTTCGGCCCGCGGCGAGCGAGGGTGAAAGCCTGGCGCATGGCCGCCTCGATGGCAGCGCTGCCGGCGCCGGCAGTCGCTTCGGCGGTGTCGCTCACCATTCGGATCTTCTCTCGTTTCGCAAGAGCTCCGGGGATTGTCGCGACCGGCGGGTAGCGCCGTTCGATCCGCGCCACCGAGGGCAGGTGGCTGCCCGAGTGTCGCGCGTGCTGCCTCCCATCCGGACTGAGTGTCGCTTTCGCAACCCATTACCGTCGGTGCTGGAGTTTCACCAGCTCAACCAGCCGCATTGCTGCGACCGGCTCGCGGACTGTCACCGCCGGTTCGGACTTTCACCGACCCCGGAGCACGTTTTCTGTTTCCATCGTAGGTCAACACCGACCGAGCGGGTCTATTCCCGGCGAAGTCCGCTGCGCTTGTCTCCGGCGTTCTTGCCGACGAGCATCCTGGCCGTGCCCGAGTCGACAATGAGGTCTGTGACGAGCCCGGCGGCGAGGGCGCCCCTGAGGCTCTGCAGCTTGGTGTGGCCCGCGACGACGCACACCCGTCGCGGGGTGGCGGCGAGCACCTCGACGCTTGGCCCGCTCGAGCGATCGTTGAGCGGGATGCCGTCGGTCGAGCCGTCTTCGCGGTAGAACACGGTGGCGAGGTCGCCGACGACGCCGGCCGCGCGAAGCTGGGCGAAGTCGTCATCGTCGAGGTAGCCGCCGATGTAAACGTGGCTCGGCACTCCCGCGAACGGCGAGCCGAGGCCGAAGACGACCACGTCGAGGCTGTTCTGCAGTTCGACGACGCGGCTGATGCTGCGTTCCCGCCAGAGAGCCGCCTTCGTCGCCGGGTCGTCGAACACCGCCGGTACCGGGAACTGCTGGACTGTCGCGCCGTAAGCGGCACCGAAACGCTGAAGAATTTCGCTCGCGTAGAGAAGGCCTGTCGTGCGGGGATTCGCTGCACCGTTGAGCTGGACGATCGATGTATTGTGCGTTGGCTTTGCGAGCAAGTGACGCGACAGGGCGCTCATGGTCGATCCCCACGCCACTCCCATCGACATGTTCGAGTCGAAGAAGCCCCGAGAATCCGTGCAGCCGAAATGGCGACCCGCTCCAGGCGATCGACGTCGCTCGTCTGGTCGGGGACCGGGACGACGTGGGCGACGACACCGAATGCTGCCTGGATGTCGCCCTCGAGCTGGCGGGGCATGTCGAGGGGGACTTCACCTGGATCTCCACGAGACCGGTTTCGCGGGCATGTCCGAGCAGCCGCGACACCGATGACCGCGAGGTGTGCAACTCGTGGGCGATGGCCTCCATCGTCAGGTCCTGCAGGTAATACAGCTGGGCGGCCGTCAGGGCATCCCTGGTTTTGGGGGAGAGGGAAACACCCGGTGACTGGTTCATGAACACTCCTTGCACATTTGTGCACTGAGTTTGCACAGAAGTGAATATAGCCGAAGAATCTGTGGAGGCGAACTAAGAGCGTCAGCCCCTCGGGGTGCTGCGCCAGGGCACCGTAACCGGTGCGTCCGCCGAAACCACATCGAGTTCCTGCCGGCAGCATGGCGCCGACCGAGCGCAGCACTAAGGAGTCACACAATGAACGACCACGACA is part of the Mycetocola zhujimingii genome and encodes:
- a CDS encoding GAP family protein, whose protein sequence is MGSVIGEILTAAIGIALSPVPLVAAITLMLVPKSVPAGLGFLGGWLLGVIVPVVAVTAIANVLPEDAGDDSTPIAGIVRLVLGALLVYLAVAQWRLRPLPGRAGVLPRWMAAAEEMTVAQGLTLGFGLAALAPKNLALGIAAGLTIGGAELNLRDTIVSVLIFVVIAISTVLITIVGYQMATDAWQKPLADLRTWLVRNGPTVLAVAMLLLGAELIGDGISSF
- a CDS encoding MFS transporter, with product MSVSATIPSQAPANPKSRVVLASLIGTTIEFYDFYVYATAAVLVFPYLFFPAGNETTALLSSFAIFGAAMVARPLGAVFFGHLGDRVGRKTTLVAALLTMGIATFLIGLLPTYLVIGWFAPLLLVVLRLAQGFALGGEWSGAALVATENAPAGKRAWYGTFPQLGAPIGFIIANGLFLLIAFALPSEDPSRPSDAFLDWGWRIPFLFSAVMVIVGLWVRLRLVESDAFTKTVKSGKVSKLPLKLVFKTNWRELILGTFFMLATYVLFYLMTTFSLSYGRAPVDPAEGQQPGLGYSYNTFVLMLIAGVVFFGIFTLLSGPWADKFGRRKTLIIVTSGIIVFGLLWVPLLSGGFVGVMAFLIIGFSLMGMTFGPMGALLPELFPTNVRYTGSGISYNVSSILGAAVAPFIAVWLWAEADGSPVLVGVYLAVMGVITLVALIIGKETKDVDIDR
- the ribH gene encoding 6,7-dimethyl-8-ribityllumazine synthase; amino-acid sequence: MSGHGSPAIAASGDGLNIVVVAGQWHTEITDGLIAGATKALDESGATHTLVRVPGSFELPVAAKVALEAGADAVVALGVIIRGGTPHFEYVSDAATSGLTHVTLQTGKPVGFGVLTLDDEQQGLDRAGLPGSKEDKGREAAEAAVATAVLLRQLRG
- the ribB gene encoding 3,4-dihydroxy-2-butanone-4-phosphate synthase, giving the protein MSLATIPQALRALREGKPVLVADDEGRENEGDIILSAELATRDWVAWTVRHSSGYICAPMSNELADRLELPIMVAASQDIRRTAYTITVDAAEHVTTGISAADRATTLRVLGNPGVLATDLIRPGHIVPLRAVDGGVRERAGHTEAAVELMKLAGLSPVGAICEVIDENGDMMRLPGLIELGLEHDLPVITIAALIDFVTDHEADSHPSEELAPVAPSSPVLFEVETNVPTTHGTFRMRAYRDRNTGADHVAIIAGDPKPGALVRVHSECLTGEAFGSLKCECGPQLDAALDTIRRHDGVVVYLRGHEGRGIGLINKLRAYQLQEEGLDTLDANLALGLPGDARSYQAASAILQDLGLTEIRLLTNNPEKARQLEEFGIAVTERVPLVVGVGALNESYLQTKRDRMGHEYTPTQIMAEGQEAGTRS
- a CDS encoding riboflavin synthase, with product MFTGIVEEMGEVVAVDRSTDAARITVRGPVAVTGARHGDSISVSGVCLTVVDRTDETFTVDVMAETLRMSTLNDVAPGRAVNLERAAEVGGRLGGHIVQGHIDGTATILDVTDGSAWRVVRFSLAPELAPLVARKGSIAVDGISLTVSDVSPPAETDQWFEVSLIPETLSATTLGARGVGDTVNIETDIVARHVERMLALRSTAERMPTIQLAGERSDA
- the ribD gene encoding bifunctional diaminohydroxyphosphoribosylaminopyrimidine deaminase/5-amino-6-(5-phosphoribosylamino)uracil reductase RibD; its protein translation is MVSDTAEATAGAGSAAIEAAMRQAFTLARRGPKRGVNPRVGCVITDADGAVIAEGWHRGAGTAHAEVDALSHLDGPLPAGSTAVVTLEPCNHTGRTGPCTQALINRGISRVVYSVADPGRHSGGGAERLRAAGVDVIPNVLTAEGEALIADWLRAARLGRPYVTAKWAQSLDGRSAAADGSSQWITGPVARTDVHRRRGDADAIAVGTGTVLADDPALTARAEDGTLLPDQPIPVIFGTRAVPSNARLLAHPHPPVFLSGTDLAADLESLAERGIRSLFVEGGPTLISALTAAGLVDEYLLYVAPTLLGGPRTALGNIGVGSIDEMRRLEIESVETLGDDRLIVAFPKGNH